GGCGAAGAGTTTGTCTGTGTACTGCCAGGCCAGGATCATGACGATGCAGTGGGCGTTGCCAACTGTCTGCGCGAAGCGGTGCTCTCGCTGGCTATTCCCCATGCTTTTTCAAGCACCCATTCAGAGCTCACCGTTAGCATGGGTGTTGCCAGCATGTCGCCCGGCTTTTTAATTAGCGCTGAAGCGCTGATTGAGCGTGCCGACCAGCACCTTTATCACGCCAAACGGCTGGGCCGAAACCGGGTTGAAACACGCAAACGCCCGGCATAAAGCCAGGCGTTAAGCACACATATTGCGGATAGCAGGTACTTCAAAGCAGCCAGTGAGCGGCCACAGCAGCCAGGCCAATAATCATCGCCGTTAGCACCGCCACTGTGACTACCTTATCTAGCCAGCGATCGAAGGAGACTCCTTTAGCTTGCCTTCGTGTCGCTCCATGGCGCCCTTGCCGCGCCATCAGCATTTTCGCTTCATGTGTCGCTGCTCCCCATCTACCTTGCCCCGCAATCGAAGGCTTGGTCGCTTTTTATTAGTACTGATGAGTGATGCTAACTATTAATGCGCCGGTTGACCACACTCGGTGCACGACGTAAGCGCTCTTCTTCACCTAACAGCTCGGCTTCAAAAGCGTCCGCACCCACCGGCGTTTCGCCATGGCGGCGATAAAGCTGCGTTAACATCGCCTTGCGGTCTGCGCGCAGTTCCTGGACTAATACAAACACCATCATATACAGGATAAAGGTGAACGGCAGCGCCGAAAGCACCGAAGCCGACTGCAGCCCCGTCAAACCACCCGAGGCGATCAGCGTGAGACAGATAGCGGCGATCAGCACACCCCAGATGATGCGTTTGTAAAGCGGCGGATTGATCGAACCATTATCGGTCATTTGCGCCACGATATACGAGGCCGAGTCAGCGGAAGTGACCAGGAAAATAAAGATCAGCAGCATCGCGACAACCGACAGCAGGCCGGTGAAGGGCATCAGCTCAAACATCTCAAACAGCGCGACGGTTATATTATCCTGAGTCGCGGCAGCTAGGCCGATATCGGTGCCGTTTAACTCCATGTGAAGCGCCGCGCCACCGAATACGCCAATCCACAAGCAGGCGAGTAACGGCGGTACAAACAGCACCCCAAACACATACTCTTTGATGGTACGGCCACGGGACACCCGGGCAATAAAGGTACCGACAAAGGGCGACCAGGCAATCACCCAGGCCCAGTAAAAAATCGTCCAACTGCTCGCCCACTCATTATCGCTGTAGGGGGAAATGCGCAGGCTCATGCCGATAAAGTTCTGGAGATAGTCACCAATCCCCACCGTGATGGTCTCTAATATCGCCACGGTTGGGCCAGTAAACAGCACATACAGCATCAAACCGATACATAAAATCATATTCAGGTTAGAGAGGCGTTTAATACCTTTATCCAAGCCTGACCAGGTGGATGCCATATAGGCGCAAAACATCACGAAAAGAATCACAAACTGCCAAAAACCGTTTTCCGGGAGGCCAAACACGGCGTTTAAACCGCCGTTCATCTGCAGCACACCCAACCCCAACGAAGTAGCCACACCCATTACGGTGGCGACCACGGCAAACACATCCAGCCAGGAAGCATAGGGGCGAATTTTAGGATTCTTAGCCGTTATTGACGACAATACGGACGATACCAGCCCTGCCTGTCCCTTGCGGAACTGAAAATAGGCGATGATCAAGCCGACAATCGAGAAAGCCGCCCACTGGTGTATCCCCCAGTTAAAGTAGCTGTATTGAATAGCGTAGCGAGCTGCCGCTTCGGTTTCAGCGGTTCTGTCGCCATAAGGCGGCTCGATGAAGTGAAACATGGGTTCTGCCATGCCATAGAAGACAAGCCCCACACCAAAGCCTGCCGCCAGCAGCATGCTTATCCATGAAAAAAACGTATAGTTAGGCCGACTGTCCTGGGGGCCTAAGCGCACCTTGCCGTACCTGCTAAGCGCCAGGCCAAACAAAAAAATCACAAACCCAAAAACCGAAAATAGATAAAACCACCCGAATAGCCCGGTAATGGTGGACAGCGCCCCCTCCGCAGCGTTGGCAAATCCTTCAGGAAATGACGCTCCAACAACTACCAAGCCAAAAATAATCACCACCGATGAGATGAATACCGACTTGCCTCCATGATTAGCCATATAACCGTCCTGTTAGATGAGCTCTGTTTAGATAAGCACGACATATTAAGCGCATGCTTGTACAACTAAACTTGTCCTGTACAGCTTAATGGTAACAGTTGAAAAACCTACTCGCACTGTACGTAAGAATTGGAGGTATAAACCCTACGTAGAACCTGACACCTAAAGAATGGCGACACTACTGCCTGTTATAGCCAAGCAGTGAACTTGCTAGAGCACCTGTGTTCCAATGTGTGCGAACAACCCATGGAGGCTCTCATGCCACAGATGAATCGCGACCAACGCAACGCTGCATGGCAAGCGGCAAACCAATGGCGCGCCCGTGCTGCGCAAACCCAGCCCACCGGCTTGGCGGGTAGCCTTAAGCTACTGTTTACATGGCTGGCGTTTGGCGCGTTAATGATTGTAGGCGTGGTACTCGGCCTGTTTTTCTTGCTCATTGGCTGGGCAATGATGCCGTTTATGCGTCATAAAATGAAAAAGCGCATGGAGCAGATGCGCGCTCAGCAGGCTCAGGATATCGGTGGTGGCTATTCTCAAGGACATTCTCAAGGGCATGCTTCCACGCATTCGTCTGCGCAAAACCGTCCTGGTCATCAGGATGTCTTGGAAGGCAGCTACGAAGTTAAAGATGATCGTTAAGTAACCAGTTAGTCACTTTTTCGTGCCACCCAGTGCTAGGTACTTTATTAAAGTGGTGCGTAAACCCAGGTAAATGCCGCGGCCAAGGTCAGCGGCATAACTACCAAACTCCCCAGGTTACCAATCAGCACCAGCGAAGCCACTTTTTGTGGTGCCAACTTATACTGCTCCGCGACCAGGTAGTTCAACACTGCAGGTGGTAGTGCCGCAAATACCAGCAGCACCGCCGCCTGCAATTCGTTAAGCGGCAGCAGCCACATCAACGGCAAGGCAATCACCAACCCGGAAAGCGGGCAAAGCACCGCCCCCAGTATCCCCGTACGCCAATCGCTAAAATCGATCTCCAAGAGCCGCACCCCTAGCGCAAATAGCATCAGCGGAATAGATACTCCGCCCAGCATGTGCATTGCCTCTAGCAGCCAGCCTGGCAGCGGTAGGCCACTGATATTCACAGTAAGCCCCGCCAGACTCGCGAGCACAATCGGCATGCGCAGCATTCGCCATAGCGAAGTGCGCGGGTTAAGCATGTAGAGCCCCACCGAAAAGTGCAGCAGCATTTCAACGATAAACACCACCACCGCAGCTGGAAGAGCCTCAGCACCAAATGCCAACACCAGTAGCGGCACCCCCATATTGCCCGCGTTGTTGAACATCATCGGCGGCAGGAAGATTTTGCTATCAAGCTTTAGCCACTTAGCCAGCGGCCACAGCACAATCCCAGACCCCAGCACCACTGCCATCGCCGCCGTGGCAAGCCAGGCGTACTCGGCTAACGGGGCTTGACGGTCGGCCAGCACGGCGAACACTAATAACGGAACGAACAGCTCCATATTGAGCGTATTGAGACTGCGAATATCCGGCGTACGGTAGCGCCCATAGGCAGCGCCACACTCTGCAATTAAAAATACCGGCAATAGCGTGGCCAGAATATGTCCAATCATGCGGGCCGCCCTACCCTATTCCTTGTGATCACTGTTGATTCCTGGTTAGTAAAGCCGTCTACCTAGCTGTTATCAGCGGTGGAGGGTTCAAGAAAGCGCTGCCAGAGCGCGGTGACTATATCGCGATGAGAGCGGAACTCCTCGCCATCGCTGAGTGCTTTCTGACCGGTAAGCGCTGCTCGGTGCGTAGCGCTGCGATAAGCCAGATAAGCCTCGCGAAGACGTTCCGCCTCTTCAGCTGGTAAGTGCCCACTCTCCGTTAGACTCTCTAGAATGCGGATATTATCGCTATAGGTAAGTAACGCAGGCGTTTGGTGAGCAAGCGCTAACACCGCGTATTGGCAGAGAAACTCGATATCCACCATGCCGCCCGCATCGTGTTTGACGTTGAAAGTATTGCTGGTGGTTTTGCTGCCCAAATGGTCGCGCATTTTCTGGCGCATCTTGACCACCTCTTCGCGCAGTGCAGCTTTATCTCGCTCCTCGCCAAGAATATCGCCCCGCAGCTGACTGAATTTCTCGGCCAGCGCATCGCTACCCGCCACCACTCGGGCGCGCACCAATGCCTGATGCTCCCAGGTCCATGCATTCTGACGCTGATACTCGGCAAAGGCTTTGAGTGATGTCACCAATAGACCGGAATTACCCGAAGGCCGCAGGCGCATATCCACTTCATAAAGCGTGCCGGTGGGCGTTACCGCGGTGAGCAGGTGAATAATGCGCTGACCCAGGCGGGTAAAAAATACCGGTGTATCAATGGGCCGTGGGCCGTCAGTAGTGCCCTGCCCATCGCTGTCATGAAGGAAAACCAGATCTAAATCGGAGCTGTAACCCAGCTCAATACCGCCCAGCTTGCCGTAGCCGATAATCAGAAATGCCGCCTCGCGGGCATTCAGCCCCTCAGGAACACCATGCTTACGGGTAATATGCTTCCACGCCATAGCCAACACGGCATCGAGAATGACTTCGGCGATATAGGTTAAGTAATCGCTTACTTTCATCAAATGCCGGGTACCGACGATATCCGATGCCGCTACGTGCAGGGTTTGAGCGTGTTTAAAAACGCGCAATGCCTCCAACTGGGCCTCTTCGTCATCCTCTGGCAAACGATTCAGCGTTTGGCGCAGTTCATCGGCAAGGCGCGCTTTATCGGCGGGGGTATACAACGTTTCTGGCGTCAGCAGCTCGTCGAGCAGAATGGGATAACGCGACAGTTGTTCAGCTATCCAAGGACTGGCGGCGCACAGCCGCATCAGGTGTTCCAGCGCCTGGGGGTTTTCGCGCAGCAGGGCGAGGTAAGCCGTACGCCGTAGCACGGCTTCAATCAGCGGCTGCACCCGTTCAAGCGCGGTATCCGGTACCTCATTGTCCGCCACGGCACCTAGCAGTAGCGGCATCAGCGCATCCAGGCGCTCAAAGCCAATCCGCTGCATGCTTTGCACTTGCCGGGAGTGGTAAAGACTCTGCAGCCGCTTCAAGGCTTTTTCAGGCTCGTTAAAACCCGCCTCGGCAAGGTGGGCACTGGCCTCCTCCCCCTCTAACTCGCCGCGCCAAATAAGCCGCCATTGGGCCAAGCCTAGCTGGCTATCATCGTTGGCTTCGTCGACATCCTCTTCGGGGTCGGCAATCACTGCGTCGAAGTGTTGACGAACCCGCTCGCGCACTTCGTCAAGCTGGGCGACCAGCCCCGGCCAGTCTTCATGATTCATGGCGAAGGCTACCCGTTCACGATCACCGTCATCGTTGGGCAGGGTTTGTGTCTGGCGATCTTCCAACGCTTGGAGCGCGTGTTCGACATCGCGCAGAAAGGCGTAGTCAGGCAGCAGTTCATCGACCACTTCTTGGGGTAACAGGCCTAGCTCAGGCAAGCGATTAAGCGCCGTTTTCAGCGATGTCACCTGCAGCTCCGTATCGCGGCCGCCGCGAATTAGTTGGAACGCCTGTACCACGAACTCAACCTCGCGAATGCCGCCAGGGCCAAGTTTGATATTGCTCTGCATGCCTTTGCGCTTCACTTCGCGATTGATCATAGCCTTCAGTTCACGCAGCGACTCGATAGCGCCAAAATCGAGATATTTGCGATACACAAAGGGGCGCAGCCCGGCCAGCAGCTCATCTCCGGCGTCTAAATCCCCGGCGACCGGGCGCGCTTTGAGCATGGCGTAACGCTCCCACTCGCGGCCTTGATCCTGGTAGTAGCTGGAGAGCATGGCAAAACTGCCCACCAGCGGCCCGCCGTCGCCCAAGGGCCGTAAGCGCATATCGACACGGAAGGCGAAGCCGTCGGCGGTCATGGCGTCTAGTGCGCCAATCAGCTTTTGCCCCAGCTTGGTAAAGTACTCCTGGTGCTCTAAGGGCTTGCGTCCACCTTGGGTTTCGCCTTTTTCGGGAAAGGCAAAAATCAAATCGATATCGGAGGATAGATTCAGCTCCCCCGCGCCCAGCTTACCCATGCCCAGGATCACCAGACGCTGGGGCGTGCCATCTTTGCGTGGGGCAGGTAAGCCCCATCGTGGTGCGTAAAACTGCTCAAGCCAGGTTAATGCCGCTTCCAAGCAAATTTCGGCAAGCTCAGACACCGCCTTGGCGGTATCCCACATGCTATAGCTGGGAGCACGATTAAGGTCACGCCAGATAATCCCCAGCATTCGCTTGCGGCGAAAACGGCGAATCGCCCGCTGCATCGCCTCTTCATCTTCGGCGCTTTCCAGCGTCTCATTCAACCAGTTGGCTAGCTCATCGCGCCCTGGGTTTGCGTCCAATTCTCCGGCGATGTCCAGTTCAGCTAGCCAATGGGAGTGGCGCACCAGGGTATCCAGC
This Vreelandella neptunia DNA region includes the following protein-coding sequences:
- a CDS encoding BCCT family transporter, producing MANHGGKSVFISSVVIIFGLVVVGASFPEGFANAAEGALSTITGLFGWFYLFSVFGFVIFLFGLALSRYGKVRLGPQDSRPNYTFFSWISMLLAAGFGVGLVFYGMAEPMFHFIEPPYGDRTAETEAAARYAIQYSYFNWGIHQWAAFSIVGLIIAYFQFRKGQAGLVSSVLSSITAKNPKIRPYASWLDVFAVVATVMGVATSLGLGVLQMNGGLNAVFGLPENGFWQFVILFVMFCAYMASTWSGLDKGIKRLSNLNMILCIGLMLYVLFTGPTVAILETITVGIGDYLQNFIGMSLRISPYSDNEWASSWTIFYWAWVIAWSPFVGTFIARVSRGRTIKEYVFGVLFVPPLLACLWIGVFGGAALHMELNGTDIGLAAATQDNITVALFEMFELMPFTGLLSVVAMLLIFIFLVTSADSASYIVAQMTDNGSINPPLYKRIIWGVLIAAICLTLIASGGLTGLQSASVLSALPFTFILYMMVFVLVQELRADRKAMLTQLYRRHGETPVGADAFEAELLGEEERLRRAPSVVNRRINS
- a CDS encoding AEC family transporter codes for the protein MIGHILATLLPVFLIAECGAAYGRYRTPDIRSLNTLNMELFVPLLVFAVLADRQAPLAEYAWLATAAMAVVLGSGIVLWPLAKWLKLDSKIFLPPMMFNNAGNMGVPLLVLAFGAEALPAAVVVFIVEMLLHFSVGLYMLNPRTSLWRMLRMPIVLASLAGLTVNISGLPLPGWLLEAMHMLGGVSIPLMLFALGVRLLEIDFSDWRTGILGAVLCPLSGLVIALPLMWLLPLNELQAAVLLVFAALPPAVLNYLVAEQYKLAPQKVASLVLIGNLGSLVVMPLTLAAAFTWVYAPL
- the glnE gene encoding bifunctional [glutamate--ammonia ligase]-adenylyl-L-tyrosine phosphorylase/[glutamate--ammonia-ligase] adenylyltransferase; the protein is MQTFKGLRNDDFLPLSTLPASLQKATQAAWQRLSDALVQADNVAEMTQQELPSSSWQGLSEPRREALARVLAISTFALDTLVRHSHWLAELDIAGELDANPGRDELANWLNETLESAEDEEAMQRAIRRFRRKRMLGIIWRDLNRAPSYSMWDTAKAVSELAEICLEAALTWLEQFYAPRWGLPAPRKDGTPQRLVILGMGKLGAGELNLSSDIDLIFAFPEKGETQGGRKPLEHQEYFTKLGQKLIGALDAMTADGFAFRVDMRLRPLGDGGPLVGSFAMLSSYYQDQGREWERYAMLKARPVAGDLDAGDELLAGLRPFVYRKYLDFGAIESLRELKAMINREVKRKGMQSNIKLGPGGIREVEFVVQAFQLIRGGRDTELQVTSLKTALNRLPELGLLPQEVVDELLPDYAFLRDVEHALQALEDRQTQTLPNDDGDRERVAFAMNHEDWPGLVAQLDEVRERVRQHFDAVIADPEEDVDEANDDSQLGLAQWRLIWRGELEGEEASAHLAEAGFNEPEKALKRLQSLYHSRQVQSMQRIGFERLDALMPLLLGAVADNEVPDTALERVQPLIEAVLRRTAYLALLRENPQALEHLMRLCAASPWIAEQLSRYPILLDELLTPETLYTPADKARLADELRQTLNRLPEDDEEAQLEALRVFKHAQTLHVAASDIVGTRHLMKVSDYLTYIAEVILDAVLAMAWKHITRKHGVPEGLNAREAAFLIIGYGKLGGIELGYSSDLDLVFLHDSDGQGTTDGPRPIDTPVFFTRLGQRIIHLLTAVTPTGTLYEVDMRLRPSGNSGLLVTSLKAFAEYQRQNAWTWEHQALVRARVVAGSDALAEKFSQLRGDILGEERDKAALREEVVKMRQKMRDHLGSKTTSNTFNVKHDAGGMVDIEFLCQYAVLALAHQTPALLTYSDNIRILESLTESGHLPAEEAERLREAYLAYRSATHRAALTGQKALSDGEEFRSHRDIVTALWQRFLEPSTADNS